In the genome of Thermus antranikianii DSM 12462, the window TTCGTCCTGCCCGTGTACGCCAGCGTGGAGCGCCTGGACTGGCAGCTACTGGAGGCGGCCTACGACCTGGGGGCCAGGCCCGTTAAGGCTTTCTTGCATGCGGTCTTGCCCCAGACCTACCCCGGGCTTTTTGCGGGAAGCGTCTTGGTCTTCATCCCCGCCATGGGTACCTTCGTGGTGGCGGACCTCCTGGGGGCGGGGCGGGTGGTTCTGATCGGGAACCTCATCCAGCAGCAGTTCGGCATCACCCGGGACTGGGCCTTTGGGGCTGCTCTCAGCGTGTTCCTGATGGGGTTTGTGCTCCTTTCCCTTTACCTCTACGCCCGTTTGCAGGGGGAAAGGGGCCTCGGTCACGGGCGGAGCCCGTATCTGGAGGACCTGGTATGAGAAGGCTTCTTGCCCTTCATGCCCTTTTGGTCTACCTCTTCCTCTACCTGCCCATCCTGGTCATCGTGGCCCTCTCCTTCAACGAAAGCCGCCGGGGGGTGCGCTTCACCGGCTTCACCCTGGACTGGTACCGGGCCCTTTTCCAAGATCCCAGGGTGCTGGAGTATTTCCTGAACACCCTCCTGGTGGCCTTCGTCTCCACCCTGGTGGCCACGGTATTGGGGACGCTTTTGGCCGTGGGCCTTGTGCGTTACCGCTTTCCCGGCAAAGGCTTCCTCTCCTACCTCCTCTACATCCCCGTGGTGGTGCCCGATGTGGTCATGGGGGTGTCCCTTCTCCTCCTCTTCGCCCTGGCCCGGGAGGTTTTGGGGTTTCCCCGCCTTTCCCTCCTCACGGTGATCCTGGGGCACATCACCTTCCAGGTGGCCTTCGTGACCCTGGTGGTGCGCTCCCGCCTTCTTCTCCTGGACCCAGCCCTGGAGGAGGCCGCCCGCGACCTGGGGGCCCGGGGCTGGCAGACCTTCTGGCACGTGACCCTGCCCCTGGCCTGGCCTGGGGTGATGGCGGGGGCGCTTCTCGCCCTCACCCTTTCCCTGGACGACTTCGTGGTCACCTTCTTCACCGCTGGCCCCGGGGCCACCACCCTACCCCTTTACATCTATTCCAGTGTGAAGCTGGGGGTAAGCCCCAAGGTGCACGCCCTTTCCACCTTGATCATCGGCCTTAGCGCCTTCTTCCTGGCCTTGGGGTATGCTTTAACCCGGAGGAGGGTATGAAGCGTTGGGGAATTCTGCTTTTGGTTCTGGCCCTGGTGGTCGTGGGGTTCCTCCTTGTGCGGCCGAAGCCGGCTTCCCAGGCTGGAGGGACCCTGTACTTTCTGAACTGGGCGGATTACATCCCGGAGGACCTCCTTAAAAAGTTTGAGGCGGAAACCGGGGCTAAGGTGGTCTTGGATACCTTTGAGTCCCCCGAGGCCATGCTGGCCAAGCTGAAGGCGGGGGCGGACCGGGAGTTCTCCCTGGTGGTGGCCCCTGACTACTACGTGCTCCAGATGGCCCGGGAAGGGCTCATCGCTCCCCTGGAGAAGGGGAGGCTTGGGAACCTTGCCAACCTGGATCCCTTCTTCCTGGACCCTCCCTATGACCCTGGCCTCCAGTACTCCGTCCCCTACCTCTGGGGAACCACGGGCCTGGCCTACCGGGAGGATTTGGTGAAGGGTCCGGTGGATTCCTTCGCCGTTTTCTTTGACCCTGCCAGGCAGGTGGGGCCCTTCCTCCTTCTGGACGAGATGCGGGAGACCATCGGGGCGGCCTTGAAGTACCTGGGCTACTCGGTGAACACCACGGATCCCAAGGCCCTGGAGAAGGCCAAGGAGCTTCTCCTCGAGGCCAAGGGCCGCTCTGTGGGCTTTGCTGGAGGCCT includes:
- a CDS encoding ABC transporter permease produces the protein MRRLLALHALLVYLFLYLPILVIVALSFNESRRGVRFTGFTLDWYRALFQDPRVLEYFLNTLLVAFVSTLVATVLGTLLAVGLVRYRFPGKGFLSYLLYIPVVVPDVVMGVSLLLLFALAREVLGFPRLSLLTVILGHITFQVAFVTLVVRSRLLLLDPALEEAARDLGARGWQTFWHVTLPLAWPGVMAGALLALTLSLDDFVVTFFTAGPGATTLPLYIYSSVKLGVSPKVHALSTLIIGLSAFFLALGYALTRRRV
- a CDS encoding polyamine ABC transporter substrate-binding protein, which translates into the protein MKRWGILLLVLALVVVGFLLVRPKPASQAGGTLYFLNWADYIPEDLLKKFEAETGAKVVLDTFESPEAMLAKLKAGADREFSLVVAPDYYVLQMAREGLIAPLEKGRLGNLANLDPFFLDPPYDPGLQYSVPYLWGTTGLAYREDLVKGPVDSFAVFFDPARQVGPFLLLDEMRETIGAALKYLGYSVNTTDPKALEKAKELLLEAKGRSVGFAGGLEALNRILGGDAALALAYSGDVLQARQEDERLHYVIPKEGGTLWTDAMVVLKRGPSQDLAYRFINFLLEPENAAALAEYTRYATPVAKALPLLPEEMRRDPTVFPPEEVRAKLEYLKDLGPDIALYDQIWTQVKAR